The genomic segment GATTGGGTCAGCCATTTTCCCGCCTCCATCACAGTCATCGACCCTGATGGCAACATTATTGAAATGAACGAAAAAGCCCGCGCCACCTACGCTTCTGATGGTGGCGCGGACTTGATTGGCAAAAGCATCTACGCCTGCCATAAACCCCAATCCGAGCAGCGTATCCGAGATATGATTGACGCAGGCGGAAACCACGTTTACACCATCGAACAAGACGGACGCAAAATCCTGATTTATCAACAGGCTTGGCAGCGTGATGGCGAACCCGGCGGCGTGGTGGAAATCGCTTTGGACTTGCCGCCAGAAATCCCGCATCGTGTTCGTTCCTAATCATTTACTGCTGCATAGCTGTTGCGCGCCCTGCCTCATCGCGCCCTATCACGAATTGAAAAATGAGGGCGTCAAAACCACCGTGCTGTGGTATAATCCGAACATCCATCCCGTCACGGAATATCGCGCCAGACTGAAAACTCTGAATGAATTCGCCACGCGGGAAGGCTTTGAACTGATCCTGAAAGACGACTATGGCCTGCGTGAATTCACCCAAAATGTGGCGGACGACATTGACAATCGCTGTGCATACTGCTACCGCACGCGCCTTGAGCTGGCAGCCAAAACCGCCATCGAACTGGGCTGTGACGCCTTTTCCAGCACCCTGCTCTACAGCAAATATCAAAAGCACGAACTGATCTGCGAAATTGCGGAGGAAATGGCAAGCAAATACGGCGTAAAGTTCTTTTATCAGGACTGGCGCGAGCTTTGGGATGAGGGCATCCGGCTTTCCAAGGAAGCTGAAATGTATCGGCAAAAGTATTGTGGCTGCATCTACAGCGAAGAAGAACGCTATTTAAAATCCAAAAAGAAGAAGACGAACAAAGCCTAAAATCTCTCTATCCGTCCCATCCGTCCTTATCCGTTAATTCCGTATTAATTTTTCTCC from the Candidatus Cloacimonadota bacterium genome contains:
- a CDS encoding PAS domain-containing protein, encoding MPDWVSHFPASITVIDPDGNIIEMNEKARATYASDGGADLIGKSIYACHKPQSEQRIRDMIDAGGNHVYTIEQDGRKILIYQQAWQRDGEPGGVVEIALDLPPEIPHRVRS
- a CDS encoding epoxyqueuosine reductase QueH, coding for MANPAAWWKSLWTCRQKSRIVFVPNHLLLHSCCAPCLIAPYHELKNEGVKTTVLWYNPNIHPVTEYRARLKTLNEFATREGFELILKDDYGLREFTQNVADDIDNRCAYCYRTRLELAAKTAIELGCDAFSSTLLYSKYQKHELICEIAEEMASKYGVKFFYQDWRELWDEGIRLSKEAEMYRQKYCGCIYSEEERYLKSKKKKTNKA